Within Legionella birminghamensis, the genomic segment AATTGCTTTTTTCATGGTAGGGGCCTATCAGGAAATTCTTGGCAATCTTCATAATTTGTTTGGCGATACCAATTCCATGGATGTAAAATTACTGGATAATCAAGCGTTTGAAATTAATGATTTAGTCAGCGGGGACACGGTTACCAATGTCTTGAATATGGCACATTATGATACAAAAAGATTGCTGCAATCTTATGAAAAACAATTATTGAATACAGAGCTCTCTGAAGACACAATCAATACTTATTTGAATGAGTTACGCAGCGTATTTTCACAATTAACTTATCTTAACAGCAATAAAACAAAGGGAACTTTATGATTACTCCGCGACAAGCCGGATATAAGATGCCCGCCGAATGGTATCCTCATGCAGCATGCTGGATGGCCTGGCCGCGCCATGTACAAACCTGGTCCGCTATTGGACTTGAACGTGCGCGAATCGCCTATGCAAAAGTCGCGGAAGCAATAAGCCAATATGAACCTGTCATTATGCTGGTACAACCGGGCGAAGAAGCGCAGGTTACTGAATATTGCAGAGATAGCGTCCGCATTATTTCACTCCCCCTGGATGATTCCTGGACTAGGGATACTGGGGCAAGTTTTCTGCTTAATGATCAATATGAACTCGCCGGCGTGGACTGGATCCATAATGCCTGGGGGGGTAATTATCCTGACTATGAACTGGATCAGGAAATTGCCAAAGCGCTCATCCAGTATACGGAGGCGCGTTATTTTAAAGCGCCCCTGGTCATGGAAGGAGGCTCTTTCCATGTTGACGGCGAGGGTACTGTTTTGACCACACGTGAATGCCTGCTTAACCCAAACCGTAATCCAGAATTAAATCAGCATCAGATTGAGGGCTATTTAAAGGATTTTCTGGGAGCCGAACACATCATTTGGTTAAACCGGGGATTGATTGGTGATGAAACCGATGGGCATATTGATGAAATCGCCTGCTTTATCTCACCCGGTAAAGTTTTAGCTTTAACAACGAGCGACAAAAGCGATGCCAATTATTATCTGCTCCAGGAAAACCTGGAGATCTTGAAAACCGCACGCGATGCAAAAGGACGCTCACTGGACGTAATCACGGTGGAACAACCTCCAGCCACCTACATGAATGGTGAACGCTTAACCCTGTCTTATATTAATTTCTATCGTGCCAATCAGGGTATTGTTATGCCTGCATTTGGCCATACTGCCCAGGATGAAGCCGCATTTGTCCTTTTCAAACAATTGTTTCCATCCTGCAAGATTAGCCAAATTGATGCACTGGATGTATTTGCAGGAGGCGGCGGCATTCATTGCATAACCCAGCAGCAACCCGTTTCAAGATAACCCGTTTTTTAAGAAAGGAAGCATTATGAACGTTCCTGTGTGGCAGCCCAGACACCCTGAAAATAGCAGGATGCATCAATTCATGCGTTACGTCGAAAAGAGGTACTCGCATAAACTGAATGATTATAGTCAGCTCTATCATTGGTCTATCGAACAACCAGTGCAGTTCTGGCAAAGTATTGCCAATTTTTTTGTCATTGAATGGGATGTACCTCCTGAAGAAATACTCAATCAGCATCAGCATATGCTGGAAGCCAGATGGTTTGAGGGGGCGAAGTTTAATTTTGCCGGTCAATTGCTAAAACGCAATGATGATTATCCAGCCATCGTCAGCCTTGATGAGAGTGGAAAAAGGCAGGTGTTGACTTACAGGCAATTAAGGCAGCAAGTTGCAGAATGTGCCCAGGGGTTGAAGAATGCCGGGGTAAGAACAGGCGATAGGGTTGCGGCAATAATGCCTAATGTTGCCAGCACTATTATTGCAATGCTTGCGGCAAGCTCGCTAGGGGCAATATGGTCCTCCTGTTCCCCTGATTTCGGCGCCCAGGCGGCTATCGATCGCCTGGGACAGGTAGAACCCAAAGTATTATTTGCCTGTAACGGACACCAGTACATAGGCAAAACGCATCTGGCACAAGAAAAGATTGCCGAGATTAAAGCGGCCATTCCATCAATAGAGAAAGTAGTTATCTGTCCGGTTATCGATGGTGATTTTCATATTAAGGCGATTGAACAGGGCATATGGTGGAAAGATTTCCTGAAACCAGCTGATGATTGCCAGTTTACCTCCCTGCCCTTCGCCCACCCGCTTTATATTCTGTTTTCATCGGGCACTACCGGCAAACCCAAATGCATCATGCATGGTGCTGGCGGCACCCTGCTGCAACATCTTAAAGAACTGGGGCTGCATACCAATATTTCTGAACAGGATAATCTCTGCTTTTATACCACCTGCGGCTGGATGATGTGGAACTGGATGGTTTCAGTACTCGCCCTGGGTGCTACATTAACCCTTTACGAAGGCGCACCCAATTTCCCCGACAGCTATCGGCTTTTTCAACTCATTGATGAAGAAAAAGTTTCAGTATTCGGCACCAGTGCAAAATTTCTTTCGGCTGTAGAGAAAGCGGGCGCAATCCCTTGTGAGCACTATTCGATGTCCGCCTTAAAAACGATATTATCAACAGGCTCCCCCTTGCTGCCTAAAAATTATGATTTTGTTTATGAGAAGATAAAATCGGATGTGCAGTTAAGCTCCATTTCCGGCGGAACCGATATAGTCTCCTGCTTTGCCCTGGGCAATCCGGCCCTGCCCGTCTATCGCGGAGAGCTACAATGTCGCGGCCTTGGCATGGCAGTGAGTATTTTTAATGAAGAAGGTCAGCCAATACAGGAGGAATGCGGCGAATTGGTCTGCACCCAGGCCTTCCCTTCAATGCCGGTTGGCTTTTGGAATGACCCGGATAGAAAAGCGTATAAACGGGCTTATTTTGAGCGTTTCGAGCAGGTATGGGCTCACGGCGATTATGCCGAACTAACCCCACATGATGGCTTGATCATTTATGGCCGCTCCGATGCCGTTCTAAACCCTGGAGGAGTACGCATTGGCACTGCAGAAATTTATCGCCAGGTGGAAAAGATTGAGGAAGTATTGGAAAGTATTGTTATTGCGCAGAAATGGGATGACGATGTACGAGTCGTTTTATTTGTGAAACTTCGTAATGGCCTAAAGCTTAGCGAAGAATTACAACAAAAAATAAAGGATATCATTCGAAAAAATGCATCTCCACGGCATGTGCCAGCCAAAATACTCCAGGTTTCTGACATTCCGCGCACCATGAGCGGCAAAATTGTCGAAGTTGCCGTCAGGCAAGTAGTTCATGGGGAGACAGTGAGTAATTTAAGTTCGCTCGCGAACCCGGAAGCGCTTGAGTATTATAAAGACAGGGAGGAGTTGAAGGTTTAGTGGGAACACCTCGGCGAAGATTATACCGAATCCGCGCGGCTGCGACCCCCCTTCGAATCCCCGCGGGATTCGATGGTCTTCCCGCGCGGATCCAATGGTCTTCACCGCCTGGGTTCAGTAATGCATTAACCTGCGGTAAAAATATTCAAGCCATTTCCAAGCTGGCACTGAATGCTATATTCCCGCACTTTGCTATAATCGGCTGCACGCATTAATGTAATTTTCAGAGCTGCCTTGCCATCTGCGGTGACTTCAAATTTGCTATAACCAAAAGCAGGGGTTCCTGGCAGGAAAGGATCATTCAGCGTAAAATGGCGATCAGATGC encodes:
- a CDS encoding agmatine deiminase family protein — encoded protein: MITPRQAGYKMPAEWYPHAACWMAWPRHVQTWSAIGLERARIAYAKVAEAISQYEPVIMLVQPGEEAQVTEYCRDSVRIISLPLDDSWTRDTGASFLLNDQYELAGVDWIHNAWGGNYPDYELDQEIAKALIQYTEARYFKAPLVMEGGSFHVDGEGTVLTTRECLLNPNRNPELNQHQIEGYLKDFLGAEHIIWLNRGLIGDETDGHIDEIACFISPGKVLALTTSDKSDANYYLLQENLEILKTARDAKGRSLDVITVEQPPATYMNGERLTLSYINFYRANQGIVMPAFGHTAQDEAAFVLFKQLFPSCKISQIDALDVFAGGGGIHCITQQQPVSR
- a CDS encoding acetoacetate--CoA ligase — its product is MNVPVWQPRHPENSRMHQFMRYVEKRYSHKLNDYSQLYHWSIEQPVQFWQSIANFFVIEWDVPPEEILNQHQHMLEARWFEGAKFNFAGQLLKRNDDYPAIVSLDESGKRQVLTYRQLRQQVAECAQGLKNAGVRTGDRVAAIMPNVASTIIAMLAASSLGAIWSSCSPDFGAQAAIDRLGQVEPKVLFACNGHQYIGKTHLAQEKIAEIKAAIPSIEKVVICPVIDGDFHIKAIEQGIWWKDFLKPADDCQFTSLPFAHPLYILFSSGTTGKPKCIMHGAGGTLLQHLKELGLHTNISEQDNLCFYTTCGWMMWNWMVSVLALGATLTLYEGAPNFPDSYRLFQLIDEEKVSVFGTSAKFLSAVEKAGAIPCEHYSMSALKTILSTGSPLLPKNYDFVYEKIKSDVQLSSISGGTDIVSCFALGNPALPVYRGELQCRGLGMAVSIFNEEGQPIQEECGELVCTQAFPSMPVGFWNDPDRKAYKRAYFERFEQVWAHGDYAELTPHDGLIIYGRSDAVLNPGGVRIGTAEIYRQVEKIEEVLESIVIAQKWDDDVRVVLFVKLRNGLKLSEELQQKIKDIIRKNASPRHVPAKILQVSDIPRTMSGKIVEVAVRQVVHGETVSNLSSLANPEALEYYKDREELKV